A section of the Caldisalinibacter kiritimatiensis genome encodes:
- a CDS encoding metallophosphoesterase family protein, with amino-acid sequence MTIKCIHTGDLHLGMEFKNASFDIDYGKKRRIELWQTFDRIVNRAINNKVDFLFIAGDLFEDDYCSLGDIKRIAGKFAEAKNVNIVIATGNHDILTDKSFYRLVKWPENVYIFNNSVEKIEFEKFNTVIWGLSWDKKEEKRNLVDNIKAQEQGKINVLLAHGDTFNKDSQYLPINKDLLINSGFDYVALGHIHKPQFITERIAYCGSPEPLDFGETGLHGIIEGIVSKEKVDMQFVPFSKRMFITKEVQIDSEMTYQDIINKIIQCDDEDSRSNNIYRIILKGIRDRDIALDINELKESIKNNFNYVEIIDKTEPDYDLDKIKKENKDNIIGYFIKEMEQKNLKDPVVKDALYYGLEALLKEKV; translated from the coding sequence ATGACTATAAAATGCATACATACTGGCGACTTACATCTTGGTATGGAGTTTAAAAACGCTAGTTTTGATATAGATTATGGAAAAAAGAGAAGAATAGAGCTTTGGCAGACATTTGATAGAATAGTTAACCGTGCTATTAATAATAAAGTGGATTTTTTGTTTATAGCAGGTGACCTTTTTGAAGACGATTATTGTAGTCTTGGAGATATAAAAAGGATTGCAGGTAAATTTGCTGAAGCTAAAAATGTAAATATTGTTATTGCTACAGGTAATCATGATATTTTAACAGATAAATCCTTTTATAGACTTGTTAAATGGCCAGAAAATGTCTATATTTTTAATAATAGTGTTGAAAAGATAGAATTTGAAAAATTCAACACAGTTATTTGGGGATTGAGTTGGGATAAAAAAGAAGAAAAAAGAAACTTAGTAGATAATATAAAAGCCCAAGAACAAGGAAAAATAAATGTTTTATTAGCACACGGTGATACATTCAATAAAGATTCGCAATATTTACCAATTAATAAAGACTTACTGATAAATAGTGGATTTGATTATGTAGCGTTAGGACATATACATAAGCCCCAATTTATAACAGAAAGAATAGCATATTGTGGAAGTCCAGAGCCATTAGATTTTGGTGAAACAGGTTTGCATGGTATAATAGAGGGCATTGTGTCTAAAGAAAAGGTAGATATGCAATTTGTTCCTTTCAGCAAAAGAATGTTTATAACTAAAGAAGTGCAAATTGATTCTGAAATGACATATCAAGATATTATTAACAAAATTATTCAATGTGATGATGAAGATAGTAGAAGCAATAATATATACAGGATAATATTGAAGGGTATTAGAGATAGAGATATTGCATTAGATATAAACGAATTAAAAGAGTCAATTAAAAATAATTTTAATTATGTTGAGATTATAGATAAAACTGAACCAGACTATGATTTAGATAAAATAAAAAAAGAAAATAAAGATAATATAATAGGATATTTTATAAAAGAAATGGAGCAAAAAAACTTAAAAGACCCTGTAGTAAAAGATGCGCTTTATTATGGACTAGAGGCTTTACTAAAGGAGAAGGTGTAA
- a CDS encoding ATP-binding protein, which produces MIIKELILISFGKFINKKLEFKNGINIIYGDNEAGKTTLHKFIEGMFFGFFKPYTKRKVYTDEYDKYFPWENNDYRGILKYLHDNEVYRIERNFLKGNDEVKIIDDKTGEDITHIYEYDKVIRLPNPASRHLGLNRVVYNNTINIKQLGNKTDDDLAKEVKDSLINLGGSMDEDISVKSVIERLANRMDNIGTKKRIKTSPYGKIIAEINSLEKERQKSLRIMNEVKEQQKRLNEINNQIKELKNTKRLLENNLELIEVYRAKDKYNKALHLIEDINKLTKDTKSLKRYEKVNSEEYTEVVKMDNSLKTIEEGLNNLKGKYNKIKNKIRRIQKNIEELASFDKIQDSEEIDRLLSDYMIMENQNKELISIKKKIEDIKKELEEGKNLKVSDINEDFYKYEELQHEKDELLYNKDYANVTFLKARLDEKEKGYKRLKIYKVMCIVGALAFAPLGIIFDPLLFLTTILPLSLFAYFILAGRETKNYLNKLNTQLKSIEEEEQESKARIKEIENQMEEILNKYGCKTKTEFRKLINKYSREASFIEDRQIQLKELKQRKEYIINEIKGHESIIRKYLTLAGVESEINFDNVKKVRQKYNKYLELKKFNISLKQEMNEIQQEIENNRVKYDNISKKLVNILEKNNVQDIKEFKEALNEKKKYIELTKKLENKNNLLKSILGDTSIEYLKKKAEESNSSYKDNIKKLDKNKIKSELKEVTSTIIDKRHEITRIEEKIKNLTSKTRPVVDIEEDMMRKNKIKEEYESKLKALKLAKDTIERISKNIQRDFAPRLNKKVSNIINKVTAEKYNEVKITEKIDIRIVDPKTSKLVNIEELSGGTIDQIYFATRFGIIDIIKGDNNIPLILDDCFVQYDLNRLESILSFLANVSQERQILLFTCHRREKEVFDRLGIEYNYIELTH; this is translated from the coding sequence ATGATAATAAAAGAACTGATTTTGATTTCGTTTGGTAAGTTTATAAACAAAAAATTGGAGTTTAAGAATGGGATAAATATAATTTATGGAGATAATGAAGCTGGAAAAACAACGCTCCATAAGTTTATAGAAGGAATGTTTTTTGGATTTTTTAAACCATATACCAAAAGAAAGGTCTATACTGATGAGTATGATAAGTATTTTCCTTGGGAAAATAACGATTATAGGGGAATACTTAAATATTTACATGATAATGAAGTTTATAGAATAGAGAGAAACTTTTTAAAGGGGAATGATGAAGTAAAAATTATAGATGATAAAACAGGTGAGGATATTACACATATTTATGAGTATGATAAAGTTATACGTCTACCAAACCCAGCTTCCCGACATTTAGGCTTAAATAGAGTCGTATATAATAATACTATAAATATTAAGCAATTAGGCAATAAAACAGATGATGACTTAGCAAAGGAAGTTAAAGACAGTTTAATTAATTTAGGTGGAAGTATGGACGAAGATATATCAGTAAAATCAGTTATTGAGAGACTTGCAAATAGAATGGATAATATAGGAACTAAAAAAAGAATTAAAACTTCACCCTATGGAAAAATTATAGCTGAAATTAATAGCCTTGAAAAAGAGAGGCAAAAATCTTTAAGAATAATGAATGAGGTTAAAGAGCAACAAAAAAGGTTAAATGAAATAAACAATCAAATTAAAGAATTAAAAAACACGAAAAGGCTTTTAGAAAACAATTTAGAGTTAATCGAAGTATATAGAGCAAAAGATAAATATAATAAAGCGTTGCATTTAATAGAAGATATTAATAAATTGACCAAAGATACGAAAAGCTTAAAAAGATATGAAAAAGTGAATTCTGAGGAATATACAGAAGTAGTAAAAATGGATAATTCACTTAAAACAATAGAAGAAGGATTGAATAATTTAAAGGGAAAATATAACAAAATAAAGAATAAGATAAGAAGGATACAAAAAAATATAGAAGAATTAGCATCGTTTGATAAAATACAGGACTCTGAAGAGATAGATAGACTGTTAAGTGATTACATGATTATGGAGAATCAAAATAAAGAATTAATAAGTATTAAAAAGAAGATAGAAGATATTAAAAAAGAGCTTGAAGAAGGCAAAAACTTGAAAGTATCAGATATAAATGAAGATTTTTATAAGTATGAAGAACTACAGCATGAAAAAGATGAATTATTATATAATAAGGATTATGCTAATGTAACATTTTTAAAAGCTAGATTAGATGAAAAGGAAAAAGGATATAAAAGGCTAAAAATATATAAAGTTATGTGTATTGTAGGGGCTTTGGCTTTTGCTCCATTGGGTATAATCTTTGACCCATTATTGTTTCTTACAACAATATTGCCTTTAAGCTTATTTGCATATTTTATACTAGCTGGTAGAGAAACAAAGAATTACTTAAATAAACTTAACACGCAACTTAAGTCTATTGAGGAAGAAGAACAAGAAAGTAAAGCAAGAATAAAAGAAATAGAAAACCAAATGGAAGAAATTCTAAATAAGTATGGTTGCAAAACTAAAACAGAATTTAGAAAATTAATTAATAAGTATTCTAGAGAAGCTAGTTTTATCGAAGATAGACAAATACAATTAAAAGAGCTTAAACAAAGGAAAGAATACATAATAAATGAAATCAAAGGACATGAATCTATAATAAGGAAGTATTTAACTTTAGCAGGTGTAGAGAGTGAAATTAATTTTGATAATGTAAAAAAGGTTAGGCAGAAATATAACAAGTACCTAGAACTAAAAAAATTTAATATATCACTTAAACAAGAAATGAATGAAATACAACAAGAAATTGAAAATAACAGGGTTAAATATGATAATATAAGTAAGAAACTAGTTAACATATTAGAAAAGAATAATGTTCAAGATATAAAAGAGTTTAAAGAGGCATTAAACGAAAAGAAAAAGTATATAGAACTAACTAAAAAACTCGAGAACAAGAATAATCTTCTGAAAAGTATTTTAGGTGATACTAGTATAGAATATTTAAAGAAAAAGGCTGAAGAATCAAATTCAAGTTATAAGGATAATATTAAGAAGTTAGATAAAAACAAGATAAAAAGTGAGTTAAAAGAAGTAACATCTACTATAATAGATAAAAGACATGAAATAACTAGAATTGAAGAAAAGATAAAAAATCTAACCTCTAAGACTAGACCAGTGGTAGATATAGAAGAAGATATGATGAGAAAGAATAAAATTAAAGAAGAATATGAGAGTAAGTTAAAAGCGTTAAAACTAGCAAAAGATACTATTGAAAGGATATCAAAAAATATACAAAGAGATTTTGCTCCTAGATTAAACAAAAAAGTAAGCAATATTATAAATAAGGTTACTGCAGAAAAATACAATGAAGTAAAAATTACTGAAAAGATAGATATAAGAATTGTTGACCCTAAAACAAGTAAGTTAGTAAATATAGAAGAATTAAGTGGAGGAACTATTGACCAAATCTATTTTGCCACTAGATTTGGGATTATAGATATAATAAAAGGAGATAATAATATTCCACTTATTCTAGATGATTGCTTTGTACAGTATGATTTAAATAGATTAGAAAGTATATTAAGTTTTTTAGCAAATGTAAGTCAAGAAAGACAAATATTATTGTTTACATGTCATAGAAGAGAAAAAGAAGTTTTTGATAGACTGGGAATAGAGTATAATTATATAGAGTTAACCCATTAA
- a CDS encoding class IV adenylate cyclase: MKELEVKVLNIDKEEIQERLKSIGAELVKKEYQVNTIFDTEDRIIKNEHKGYLRIREKRDLLNNKTEYIFTLKKNLSSEKVRKNVEIETKVDNKDALTEILKHLKLDIKHSGSKERISYKYDDILFEIDTWDEDTYPYPYLEIEVNKEEDLERAIELLNLNREDVTDKSLDQLRREVGLGGL; the protein is encoded by the coding sequence ATGAAAGAATTAGAAGTAAAGGTACTAAATATAGATAAAGAAGAAATACAAGAAAGATTAAAGAGTATTGGAGCAGAGCTAGTAAAAAAGGAGTATCAGGTTAACACTATATTCGATACTGAAGATAGGATTATAAAAAATGAGCATAAAGGATATTTAAGAATCAGAGAAAAAAGAGATTTACTTAATAATAAAACAGAGTATATATTTACATTAAAGAAAAATTTATCTAGTGAGAAAGTAAGAAAAAATGTTGAAATAGAAACTAAGGTTGATAATAAGGATGCACTTACTGAAATACTTAAGCATTTAAAATTAGATATAAAGCATAGTGGTTCAAAAGAGAGGATTTCATATAAATATGATGATATTTTATTTGAGATAGACACTTGGGATGAAGATACATATCCATATCCTTATCTTGAAATAGAAGTAAACAAAGAAGAAGATTTAGAAAGAGCTATTGAGTTACTCAATCTAAATAGAGAAGATGTTACAGATAAGTCTTTAGACCAGCTTAGGAGAGAAGTAGGACTAGGAGGGCTGTAA
- a CDS encoding acyl-CoA dehydrogenase — translation MNFELTREQKLTRQMIREFVNKEIKPLAAEIDKTEKFPLETIDKMRKSGIKGMSYPTEYGGSGSDYITYVLAVEEISKACASTACVYAVNTGLVASILLKFGTEQQKKKYVPELLNKGNKIGAFALTEPNAGSDASAQQTTAVDKGDYYLLNGTKTFITNAEYADTFIVMAMTDKSKGVKGISAFIVEKDMEGFEIGKIEEKCGVRASSTGELILSNVKVPKENLLGNLGEGFKIAMTGLDGGRISIAAQGLGLAEAALHEAIEYTKKRKQFGKPISMNQGIQWEIAECATKIEAARGLVYKAAWLKQEGFPFSKEAAMAKLYATELAMEVANKALQMHGGYGYIKEYPIERIFRDAKITSIYEGTSEIQKIVIARQILK, via the coding sequence ATGAATTTTGAACTTACACGTGAACAGAAATTAACTCGTCAAATGATTAGAGAATTTGTTAATAAAGAAATAAAACCTTTAGCAGCGGAAATTGATAAAACAGAAAAGTTTCCTTTAGAAACTATCGATAAAATGAGAAAGTCTGGAATCAAAGGTATGTCATATCCAACTGAATATGGGGGTTCAGGTAGTGATTATATAACCTATGTTTTAGCAGTAGAAGAAATAAGTAAGGCATGTGCTTCTACTGCATGTGTATATGCTGTTAATACTGGCCTTGTTGCTTCAATCCTCTTAAAGTTTGGTACTGAACAGCAAAAAAAGAAATATGTACCTGAGTTATTAAATAAAGGTAACAAAATTGGTGCTTTCGCCTTAACTGAACCGAATGCAGGTTCTGACGCTTCAGCTCAACAAACTACTGCTGTAGATAAAGGGGACTATTATTTATTAAATGGTACTAAAACGTTTATAACAAATGCAGAGTATGCTGATACATTCATTGTTATGGCTATGACTGACAAATCCAAAGGTGTAAAAGGTATCTCTGCCTTTATCGTTGAAAAAGATATGGAAGGATTTGAAATAGGTAAAATTGAGGAAAAATGTGGTGTTAGGGCATCATCAACTGGTGAGTTAATATTATCAAATGTGAAAGTTCCAAAAGAAAATCTTTTAGGTAACCTAGGAGAAGGTTTTAAGATTGCAATGACAGGCCTTGACGGTGGAAGGATAAGTATTGCAGCTCAAGGCCTAGGATTAGCTGAAGCTGCTTTGCACGAAGCTATAGAATATACAAAGAAAAGGAAGCAATTTGGTAAACCTATATCAATGAATCAAGGAATCCAATGGGAAATAGCTGAGTGTGCAACTAAAATCGAAGCAGCAAGAGGGCTTGTCTATAAAGCTGCATGGTTAAAACAAGAAGGTTTTCCTTTTAGTAAAGAAGCTGCTATGGCTAAATTATACGCTACAGAATTAGCTATGGAAGTAGCTAATAAGGCACTTCAAATGCACGGAGGTTATGGATATATAAAAGAATATCCAATTGAAAGGATATTTAGAGATGCAAAGATTACTTCCATCTACGAAGGTACATCAGAAATTCAGAAAATTGTAATAGCAAGACAAATATTAAAATAA
- a CDS encoding acetyl-CoA hydrolase/transferase family protein — MNKWIKMYNEKLVSAEKIAKKIGSNTVCSSPIAGAESYAITEAIARRALEENLSNIKQCSLLSIRPKKIWDPRLNGKFNHVTCFTSANARKALWNNRCEFIPSFYHEIPDVWKYSVRPEVFYATVSPMDEHGYFSLGIGVSTCKSLIETAKKIYLEVNEYMPRIHGDSFIHISQVDAICECHKPLPELPSNNITDIDKIIGNYIAELVPNEATIQLGIGAIPNAAAQSLSTKKDLGIHTEMFTESMIDLIENGVVTNRKKNIHKGKSIATLALGTKRMYDFLNDNVGIEFYPVDYVNDPNIIGMHDDFISINTCIEVDLFGQVCSESLGVKHFSGVGGQVDYVRGAAKSKNGKSIIAMYSTAKNGTISKIKPILTKGSIVTTTRNEVDYIITEFGVAKLKGKTISQRAKSLINIAHPNFRDELTSAAKKMNLI, encoded by the coding sequence ATGAATAAATGGATAAAAATGTACAACGAAAAATTAGTTAGTGCTGAAAAAATTGCTAAAAAAATAGGTTCAAACACAGTATGCTCAAGTCCAATAGCGGGAGCTGAATCATATGCAATAACAGAAGCAATTGCACGTCGAGCACTTGAAGAAAACTTATCAAATATAAAACAGTGTTCCCTATTGTCAATTAGACCAAAAAAAATTTGGGATCCAAGACTAAACGGAAAATTTAATCATGTAACTTGTTTTACAAGTGCAAATGCAAGAAAAGCTCTTTGGAACAATAGATGTGAATTTATACCTAGTTTTTACCACGAAATCCCAGATGTATGGAAATATTCAGTTAGACCTGAAGTTTTTTATGCCACAGTTTCACCTATGGATGAGCATGGATATTTTAGTCTAGGAATAGGTGTAAGCACATGTAAATCTCTTATTGAAACAGCAAAAAAAATCTATTTAGAAGTTAATGAATACATGCCTAGGATTCATGGAGATAGTTTTATTCATATTTCTCAAGTAGATGCAATATGTGAATGTCACAAACCTCTGCCTGAATTGCCTTCAAATAATATAACTGATATTGACAAAATTATTGGTAATTATATTGCTGAATTAGTCCCTAATGAAGCCACAATACAGCTTGGAATCGGAGCAATACCTAATGCTGCTGCTCAATCACTAAGTACTAAAAAAGATTTAGGAATTCACACAGAAATGTTTACAGAAAGTATGATTGATTTAATTGAGAATGGTGTTGTTACAAATAGAAAAAAAAATATCCATAAAGGTAAATCAATTGCGACTTTAGCTTTAGGTACAAAACGAATGTATGATTTTTTAAATGACAATGTAGGAATAGAATTTTATCCTGTTGATTATGTTAATGACCCTAATATTATTGGAATGCATGATGATTTTATTTCAATTAACACGTGTATAGAAGTAGATTTATTTGGACAAGTTTGTTCAGAAAGTCTCGGTGTAAAACATTTTAGTGGTGTAGGTGGACAAGTGGATTATGTTAGAGGTGCAGCTAAATCTAAAAATGGTAAATCAATAATTGCCATGTATTCAACTGCTAAAAACGGAACAATATCTAAAATTAAACCTATTTTAACAAAAGGTTCCATTGTTACAACAACAAGGAACGAAGTTGATTATATAATTACAGAATTTGGAGTTGCGAAATTGAAAGGAAAAACTATAAGTCAACGTGCAAAATCATTAATTAATATTGCACATCCTAATTTTAGGGATGAACTTACTTCTGCTGCAAAGAAAATGAACCTAATTTAA
- a CDS encoding NUDIX domain-containing protein has product MDIIIVTAGIIRRKDKILIAQRKEGVNENLKWEFPGGKIEKIDRTPED; this is encoded by the coding sequence ATGGATATTATCATAGTAACTGCAGGAATAATAAGAAGAAAAGACAAAATACTTATAGCTCAGCGAAAAGAAGGGGTAAATGAAAATTTAAAGTGGGAATTTCCAGGGGGAAAAATAGAAAAAATTGATAGAACACCAGAGGATTGA
- the fabG gene encoding 3-oxoacyl-ACP reductase FabG yields MRLNEKVCIITGSGKGIGAATAKKFAKEGAKVAICDIDMPAVENTVNEIKEMGGEAVGFKVDVTNKEDIENMVNSLMDKYGRIDVLVNNAGIISDSQLSKMTEEQFDKVININLKGTYLCTKAVVDIFIKQNSGVILNTSSIVGIYGNFGQTNYAASKFGVIGFTKTWAKELGRKGIRANAVCPGFIATTILNSMPEKIIKAMESKVPMKRLGKPEEIANVFAFLASDEASYVNGAVIEVSGGVVI; encoded by the coding sequence ATGAGATTGAATGAAAAAGTTTGCATTATTACTGGTTCTGGAAAAGGTATAGGTGCAGCAACAGCGAAAAAGTTTGCAAAAGAGGGTGCTAAAGTTGCTATATGTGATATTGATATGCCAGCAGTTGAGAATACTGTTAACGAAATAAAAGAAATGGGTGGAGAAGCAGTTGGGTTTAAAGTTGATGTAACTAATAAAGAAGATATTGAAAATATGGTTAATTCACTTATGGATAAGTATGGAAGGATAGACGTATTAGTTAATAATGCTGGTATAATATCAGATTCACAGTTATCTAAAATGACAGAAGAACAATTTGACAAAGTTATAAATATTAATTTAAAAGGTACATATTTATGTACAAAGGCAGTTGTAGATATTTTTATTAAGCAGAATAGTGGTGTTATATTAAATACATCTTCAATAGTGGGTATTTATGGTAATTTTGGACAGACAAATTATGCAGCTTCAAAGTTTGGAGTAATTGGATTTACTAAAACATGGGCTAAAGAATTAGGAAGAAAAGGTATTAGAGCTAATGCGGTTTGTCCAGGCTTTATAGCAACAACTATACTTAACTCAATGCCAGAAAAAATTATAAAGGCAATGGAATCAAAGGTTCCAATGAAGAGATTAGGTAAGCCTGAAGAAATTGCCAATGTATTTGCATTTTTAGCATCAGATGAAGCAAGTTATGTAAATGGAGCAGTTATTGAAGTAAGTGGTGGAGTGGTAATATAA
- a CDS encoding MaoC family dehydratase, with protein MMPRDTSIDGLTLDEMDIGDKAYIQKTVTEHDIYTFAGVTGDFNVAHVNEEIAKKNMFGQRIAHGALTSGLISAVLGMKLPGAGCLYISQTSKFIRPVKIGDTIKAEAEVIKKIPEKNRVIIKTTCTNQNGDVVLIGEAEIMPRKK; from the coding sequence ATGATGCCAAGAGATACTTCGATTGACGGATTAACACTAGATGAGATGGATATAGGGGATAAGGCTTATATTCAAAAAACTGTTACAGAACACGATATTTATACTTTTGCAGGAGTTACAGGGGACTTTAATGTAGCTCATGTTAATGAAGAAATAGCTAAGAAAAATATGTTTGGACAAAGGATAGCACATGGAGCATTAACTTCAGGATTAATTTCAGCTGTATTAGGAATGAAACTTCCTGGAGCGGGATGTCTTTATATTAGTCAAACTTCTAAGTTTATAAGACCAGTTAAAATAGGGGATACCATAAAAGCAGAAGCTGAAGTTATTAAAAAAATACCAGAAAAAAATAGAGTTATTATTAAAACAACATGTACAAATCAGAATGGAGATGTAGTTTTAATTGGAGAAGCAGAAATAATGCCAAGAAAAAAGTAG
- a CDS encoding YetF domain-containing protein — protein MKFNTYTILYILLFTTAIVYIIFRIIRVKRINKNKENHLYTEHKFRDVELSLLGERFIDTTTDKTPFKLEPNIDSLQLPLELILNGEILTENLKAIRKDNEWLNKTINKKRINNIEDIDYAVLDSTGKVHVENKID, from the coding sequence ATGAAATTCAACACCTATACAATACTATATATTTTACTGTTTACCACTGCAATAGTTTATATCATATTTCGAATAATTAGAGTAAAAAGAATAAATAAAAACAAAGAAAACCATTTATATACCGAACATAAATTTAGAGATGTTGAACTGTCTCTTTTAGGTGAGAGGTTTATTGATACTACAACAGATAAAACTCCATTTAAATTAGAACCAAATATCGATAGCTTACAACTCCCTTTAGAATTAATATTAAATGGAGAAATATTAACTGAAAATTTAAAAGCTATCAGAAAAGATAATGAGTGGTTAAACAAAACTATTAATAAAAAAAGAATTAATAATATTGAAGATATAGACTATGCAGTATTAGATTCTACAGGCAAAGTACACGTTGAAAACAAAATCGACTAA
- a CDS encoding sigma-54 interaction domain-containing protein — MNDKTKLTNDCNPNELKKLKLIFNKIMEISDDGFLIVNDKGFIIEINKAYCEFLGLKKKDIIGKYVTEIIKNSKLPKLLSDKNYKTEVNVIHKLLKGQTPTNEKYAIVTRAPVKEDNKTIAAVGQVKFSHNTMKLAEKLQNLDMELQYYKKELKRLAKDRYSFNNIIGKSKEFIKIKELAKKAINNDFTVLLTGETGTGKEVFANAIHYASRRRNKPFIRINCAAIPSELLESELFGYVEGSFTGARRGGKKGKFELADGGTIFLDEIGEMPMQMQAKLLRVLQEREIEKVGSYKPIPIDVRVIAATNKNLREKIRNNTFREDLYYRLNVIEINIPPLRNRREDIELFADYFLDELNEKYETNVKISKEAKKVLNDYSWPGNVRELKNVIERAYVLADEDIILNAHLPTNILTESKIQTSNVTNKSLEILMEDIERRIIIDVLSRNNFNCRKTAKDLGIHRSTLYKKMERLNIKRKC, encoded by the coding sequence ATGAATGATAAAACAAAATTAACTAATGATTGTAATCCCAATGAATTAAAAAAACTTAAACTTATATTTAATAAAATTATGGAGATATCAGATGATGGCTTCTTAATTGTAAATGATAAAGGATTTATTATTGAAATTAATAAAGCATACTGTGAATTCCTTGGTTTAAAGAAAAAAGATATTATTGGTAAATATGTAACAGAGATAATAAAAAATTCTAAGTTACCCAAATTATTGTCTGACAAAAACTATAAAACCGAGGTAAACGTTATTCATAAATTATTAAAAGGTCAGACACCAACAAATGAAAAGTACGCTATAGTAACAAGAGCTCCAGTAAAAGAAGATAATAAAACTATAGCAGCTGTAGGTCAAGTAAAATTTTCACACAATACAATGAAACTTGCAGAAAAATTGCAAAACTTAGATATGGAATTACAATACTATAAAAAAGAGTTAAAAAGATTAGCAAAAGATAGATACTCTTTTAACAATATTATAGGAAAAAGTAAAGAATTTATTAAAATAAAAGAACTAGCAAAAAAAGCAATAAATAATGACTTTACAGTTCTATTAACTGGTGAAACAGGTACTGGTAAGGAAGTTTTTGCTAACGCAATACATTATGCAAGTAGAAGAAGAAATAAGCCCTTTATCCGAATAAACTGTGCAGCTATCCCATCTGAGTTACTTGAATCAGAATTATTTGGTTATGTAGAAGGTTCCTTTACAGGGGCTCGAAGAGGGGGAAAAAAAGGTAAGTTTGAACTTGCAGATGGTGGAACAATATTCTTAGATGAAATTGGTGAAATGCCAATGCAAATGCAAGCTAAATTATTACGTGTTCTTCAAGAAAGAGAAATTGAGAAAGTAGGAAGCTATAAACCAATTCCTATAGATGTTAGAGTTATAGCAGCTACTAATAAAAACTTACGTGAAAAAATTAGAAATAATACCTTCCGTGAAGACCTATATTATCGTTTAAATGTTATAGAAATAAACATACCTCCTCTTAGGAATAGAAGAGAAGATATCGAACTATTCGCAGATTATTTTCTAGATGAATTAAATGAAAAGTATGAAACTAATGTTAAAATATCAAAAGAAGCAAAAAAAGTATTAAATGATTACAGTTGGCCGGGTAATGTAAGAGAACTCAAAAACGTTATCGAAAGAGCTTACGTACTAGCAGATGAAGATATTATACTCAATGCTCATTTACCAACAAATATTTTAACAGAGTCTAAAATACAAACAAGTAATGTAACAAACAAATCTTTAGAAATATTAATGGAAGATATTGAAAGAAGAATAATAATAGATGTATTATCTAGGAATAATTTTAACTGTAGAAAGACAGCAAAGGACCTTGGTATACATAGAAGTACTTTATATAAAAAAATGGAAAGACTAAACATCAAAAGAAAATGTTAA
- a CDS encoding metallophosphoesterase, with amino-acid sequence MAIYGIADLHLDFSKKKPMDIFGKNWINHEEKIFENWKKVIGEHDLVLMPGDISWAMKLNEVKLDLERIDELPGLKVISKGNHDYWWQTKSKLNSLKLDTIHFLHNDSYVYKNIAICGARGWTPRDSEEFKEHDEKIFNREVSRLKLSLSSVNGQGNKKIVMLHYPPFNIDGTANEFVEVMKEYNVSICVYGHLHADGHRFVVEGNIEGIEFYCISSDYIDFKARKILEI; translated from the coding sequence ATGGCTATATATGGAATAGCGGATTTACATTTAGATTTCTCAAAGAAAAAGCCAATGGACATATTTGGGAAGAACTGGATAAATCATGAAGAGAAGATATTTGAAAATTGGAAAAAAGTGATAGGTGAACATGATTTAGTTTTAATGCCAGGAGATATATCATGGGCAATGAAATTAAATGAAGTTAAATTAGACTTAGAAAGAATAGATGAACTGCCTGGGCTTAAAGTTATTAGTAAAGGTAATCATGATTATTGGTGGCAGACTAAGTCGAAGTTAAATTCTCTTAAGCTTGATACTATACATTTTTTACATAATGATAGCTATGTTTATAAAAATATAGCTATATGTGGTGCAAGGGGATGGACTCCCAGGGATAGCGAAGAATTTAAAGAGCATGATGAAAAGATATTTAATAGAGAAGTTAGTAGACTGAAATTATCTTTATCATCGGTAAATGGTCAAGGTAATAAGAAAATAGTTATGCTTCATTATCCTCCTTTTAATATAGACGGAACTGCGAATGAATTTGTTGAGGTTATGAAGGAATATAATGTTTCAATATGCGTATATGGCCATTTACATGCAGATGGACATAGATTTGTAGTCGAAGGAAATATAGAAGGTATAGAATTTTATTGTATTTCTAGTGATTATATAGATTTTAAGGCAAGGAAAATTTTAGAGATATAA